One segment of Chthonomonadales bacterium DNA contains the following:
- a CDS encoding HAD family phosphatase, translating into MQVRAVLFDLDGVLIDSSSFHRESWTKLGSEIGFQMTDAVFWETFGMPNRQIFPLLFGRALPEAEASALSERKEELFRALARGRLQALPGAIDLLRSLKESGFRLALGSSTPRSNVDVILETLGVACLFDGTVTADDVTHGKPNPEVFLTAAARVAVPPERCVVVEDAVVGVEAARAAGMRCLAVTTTHPAERLAAADRIVAGLAGLGPEDFEALLA; encoded by the coding sequence GTGCAGGTACGGGCGGTCCTCTTTGATTTAGACGGAGTCCTCATCGATTCCTCGTCGTTTCACCGGGAAAGCTGGACGAAACTCGGATCCGAGATCGGATTCCAGATGACGGACGCGGTGTTCTGGGAGACGTTCGGCATGCCGAACCGGCAGATCTTTCCCCTGCTGTTCGGCCGCGCTCTGCCCGAGGCCGAGGCGAGCGCGCTCTCCGAGCGCAAGGAGGAGCTCTTCCGCGCGCTGGCCCGGGGCCGCCTGCAGGCGCTCCCCGGCGCCATCGACCTCCTGCGGAGCCTCAAGGAGAGCGGCTTTCGACTGGCCCTCGGCTCCTCGACCCCGCGCTCCAACGTGGACGTGATCCTGGAGACCCTCGGTGTGGCGTGCCTCTTCGACGGCACGGTGACCGCCGACGACGTGACGCACGGCAAGCCGAACCCGGAGGTGTTCCTGACCGCGGCCGCGCGAGTCGCGGTCCCGCCGGAGCGGTGCGTCGTGGTGGAGGACGCCGTGGTGGGCGTGGAGGCGGCCCGCGCCGCCGGAATGCGCTGCCTGGCCGTCACCACAACGCACCCGGCCGAGCGCCTGGCCGCCGCCGACCGCATCGTGGCGGGCCTGGCCGGCCTGGGACCGGAGGACTTCGAGGCGTTGCTGGCGTAG
- a CDS encoding semialdehyde dehydrogenase produces the protein MTTVAIFGAAGSMGTRAWRALKERPGYELLLVEAGDAGPAKLRERGLEPADSHEAAARADVVLLAVPDALLAGIAANVVPHMRSGAMAMCLDPAAPYAGILPRRDDISYFVTHPTHPPLFGDETDPDARRDFFGSGLAKQSIVSALMQGSEDDYAQGEAIARDLFGPILRSHRVTVEQMALLEPALSETVAATCVTVIREAMDEAVRRGVPPEAARDFLLGHVRIELAIVFGELDWQFSVGAKRAIEEARGVLFRPDWRRVFDPEELRASVERIAGVRCEPAP, from the coding sequence ATGACGACGGTGGCGATCTTCGGCGCGGCGGGCAGCATGGGCACGCGCGCGTGGCGGGCGCTGAAGGAGCGGCCCGGGTACGAGCTGCTGCTGGTGGAGGCCGGCGACGCCGGCCCGGCGAAGCTGCGAGAGCGAGGCCTGGAGCCGGCCGATTCGCACGAGGCCGCCGCACGGGCCGACGTGGTGCTGCTGGCGGTGCCGGACGCTCTGCTGGCCGGCATCGCGGCGAACGTCGTGCCGCACATGCGCTCCGGCGCGATGGCGATGTGCCTGGACCCCGCGGCGCCGTACGCGGGCATCCTGCCTCGGCGCGACGACATCAGCTACTTCGTGACTCACCCAACGCACCCCCCGCTCTTCGGCGACGAGACCGACCCCGACGCACGGCGCGACTTCTTCGGAAGCGGCCTGGCGAAGCAGTCGATCGTGAGCGCGCTGATGCAGGGCTCGGAGGATGACTACGCGCAGGGCGAAGCGATCGCGCGGGACCTCTTCGGCCCGATCCTGCGCTCGCACCGCGTCACGGTGGAGCAGATGGCGCTCCTTGAGCCGGCGCTCTCCGAGACCGTGGCCGCGACGTGCGTCACGGTCATCCGCGAGGCGATGGACGAGGCGGTGCGGCGGGGCGTGCCGCCGGAGGCCGCGCGCGACTTCCTGCTCGGGCACGTCCGCATCGAGCTGGCCATCGTGTTCGGGGAACTGGATTGGCAGTTCTCGGTCGGAGCGAAGCGCGCGATCGAGGAGGCGCGGGGGGTGCTGTTTCGCCCGGACTGGCGCCGTGTGTTCGATCCGGAGGAGCTTCGCGCCAGCGTGGAGCGCATCGCCGGCGTTCGTTGCGAGCCGGCGCCGTGA